The genome window CTATTTCTTCTTTGGAGCGGCCTTGGATTTCTTTTCGGCCCGTTCCACCTCGGCAGCCATTTCCTCCCAGGCGGGCGGCGTATCGCCAAAGGCCCTTCTGGCCTCCCGGTATCCCAGGTTGAAGGCCTTCACGTTCACGGCCCGGATCTTCTCGGGCAGGGATTCCTCCATGCTCTTGCGCATGACGTTCTGCCGGGTGAACGGCAGCAGATATGTAAGCGCCCCGAGGACGATGGTGTTCATGGCCTGGGGAATGCCAACCTTCTCCTTTGCCATGCGAGTAAACGGCAGGGCAAGGAAATGGTTGGTGGGCGGCTGGGCAACCATGTCGGATTCCAGCACAAGCACCCCGCCCGGCTTCAGGTACGGATAATACGCGTTGCAGGCCTCCTGGGACAGGGCCACCAGCAGGTCCAGGTTCTCGGCCTTGGGAAAGCTGATACGCTTGGAGCTGACCACCAGGTCGCACCGGCTGGAGCCGCCGCGCGCCTCGGGCCCGTAGCTCTGGGTCTGGGTCACGTTGAAGGAGTGCCCCAGGGCCAGTCCTGCTCCCATGACCCGGCCCAGGGTGATGATGCCCTGGCCGCCGAGGCCGGAAAAACGGATTTCAAACCGATCGAGTTCGATGGACTGTTTCATCTATCCTTCCTTCCTGGCCTTTCGCAGGTCCGCCTTGAGCTTGTAGTAGCGCTCTTCCAGGCCGGGTTGATCGCGTTCAATGAAGGTGCCGATGGGGAACTTGTCGCCCCGCTTTCCCTCTTCGATTTCGTTGTAGCGCTCAATGTCCATGGCGTTGGACTTGAGCCATTTGTACATGTCCACAGGGGTCTTGTACTTGTTCTTGCGTCCGAACTGGGTGTGGCAGGGGGTGATGATCTCCAGCATGTTGAAGCCGGGGCGCTCAATGGCCGTGACCATGAGCTTTTCCAGCTTGCGCACATGGAATACCGTGCCCCGGGCCACGAAATTGGCGCCGGCGCCCTTTGCCAATTCCACGGTGTCGAAGCTCTTTTCCAGCTGACCGAAGGGAGCGGTCATGGACACGGAGCCCGCGGGCGTGGCCGGAGAGCTCTGGCCGCCGGTCATGCCGTAGATGTTGTTGTTCAGCACCAGGGCGGTGACCCCGATATTGCGGCGGGCCGCATGGATCATGTGGTTGCCACCGATAGACAGGGCGTCGCCGTCGCCCATGATGCAGATGACGTTGAGCTTGGGATTGGCCATCTTGATGCCCGTGGCAAAGGTCAGGGCGCGTCCGTGGGTGGTATGGACCGTGTTGAAGTCCACGTACACGGCCAGCCTGCCGGAACAGCCGATACCCGCCACGATGACCACGTCGTCCTTGGGAATCTGAAGCTGATGCACGCTGCGGATCAGGGTTCCGAGCACGATGCCGTGCCCGCACCCCGCACAGAGCACATGCGGGAATTTCTTGTTGTGCCTCAGGTACTGATGAATGATTTCATTGCCTGTTACTGTCATGGCGCTACCCCTGCATGATGACCTTGAGGATTTCGGACGGGGTGATGATCTGCCCGTCAAAGCGATTGATGGTGCGGACCGAGGCCCGGCCACAGTTGACGCGCTTCACTTCGCGGGACATCTGCCCCATGTTCATCTCGGGAACGATCAGGCGCTTGGCCTGGCCGAGGATCTTCTCCGTGGCCCTGCGCGGGTACGGGAACAGGGTCTTGAGCTTCAAAAGCCCGGCCTTGACCCCGGCCTCGCGGGCCTGCTGGATGGCGAACTCCGCGGAACGGGCCACGCTGCCGTAGGCGACGACCACAACTTCCGCGTCCTCGGTCTGGCGTTCCTCCACGATCTGGATGTCGTAGAAGAACTGGTCGATCTTGCGGTGCAGGCGTTCCATGTGGTCCACCACCTCGTCGGGACGGGAGGTGGGGAATCCGTTCACATCGTGGGTCAGGCCCGTGACATGGAAGCGGTAGCCCGAGCCGATGGGCGGCATGGGGGCCACGCCGCGCACGGTTTCCTCGAAGGGCTTGTACCATTCGGGCGGCATGGTCGGCACGATGCGGGAAACCACCTCGTACTCGTGGGGATGGGGAATCTTGATCTTTTCCCGGGTATGGGCCGTGATTTCGTCCAGGAGCAGGATGACCGGGGTGCGGTATTTTTCGGCCAGGTTGAAGGCCGTGATGGTCATCTCCAGACATTCCTGCACGTCCGAGGCGGACAACACGATGATGGGATGGTCCCCGTGGGTTCCCCAGCGGGCCTGCTGCACATCGCCCTGGGCCGGGCTCGTGGGCAGGCCGGTACTGGGTCCGCCGCGCATGACGTTGACGAGCACCAGCGGCGCTTCGGCCATGCAGGCATACCCCAGGTTTTCCTGCTTCAGAGAAAAACCGGGGCCCGAAGTGGCGGTCATGGCCTTTCTCCCGGCCAGGGAAGCGCCCACCACGGCGCCCATGGAAGCGATCTCATCCTCAAGCTGAATAAAAACGCCGTCTTTGGTCAGGGGCAGGCGGTTGGCCATGATCTCCATGATCTCGGACGACGGCGTGATGGGATAACCTCCGTAAAACGAGCATCCGGCCATCAATGCGCCCTCGACAACCGCTTCGTTGCCTTGGGCGAAAATTTCCTTGTGTTTCTTGGGTCTTGCCATGAGCTTGCGATTCCTCGCTTCTTAGGAGTTGTTGGGCTCCCCAGTTTCTTTGTCGGTAACCACGATGGCGAAGTCCGGGCAATGAAGCTCGCAGAAACCACAATGGATACAGTCTTCTTCACGAACAACACTACTCTTCCCATGCTCGTCCAGCTCCAGCACCTTTTTCGGACAGAACTCGACGCACACGCCACAGCCCTTACACCAGTCCGGGTAGACTGTAACTTTACTTTTTCCCTTGCTTATTTTGGCCATAACCTCGTTCCAAATGGAATGTTAAACGTTACTGCCAGGTAACCGTTACATATTGTTCCGGCCCTAGCACTACGAGGTGCGTAAAGCAAGCGTTATGGGACTTTTCCTGATGAATTATGTTCTGAGAACAACGTCGGCGAGCGCATTTATGACGCAAGCGGCCAGGGGTGAGCCGCCTTTTCTTCCCTTTATGGAGATAAAAGGGATTTCGAGCTGCATGAGCAGATCCTTGGATTCGGCGGCGTTGACGAAGCCCACGGGCATGCCCACCACCAGGGAGGGACTGACGCGTCCCGCCCGGATGTGCTCCACCAGACGGATGAGCGCGGTGGGCGCATTGCCGATGACCCAGACGGCCGGATCCATACCTTCCACAGCAACGTCCACGGCGGCCAGGGCGCGCGTGGTTCCACGGGTCCGGGCCAGCTCGGCGACCCGTTCGTCGTTCATGAGGCAGCGGACCTCGCAGCCGAGAGGGTCCATGCGCCGGACGGGAATGCCGCGGCGGGCCATTTCCGTATCCGTGACAATGGTACGGCCCGATCTCAGGGCCGCCAACCCGGAGTCCACGGCGTCGGGTCCGAAACGCACGATATCGAGCATCTCGAAATCGGCCGTGGTGTGGATCATGCGGCGCACGATCTCCCACTGGATGCCCTTGAAGGGGCGCGGCTCGGGGACTTCGGAGTCGATGATGCGAAAAGATTCGGCCTCGATGGCTTCGGGCCGGACCTGGAGGATGGTGATTTCGTCTGTCATGTATTTTTAAAAAGATGCGCCCAAGATGGCCGGTGCGGCCGAGGAGCCGATACGGTCGGCCCCGGCTTCGATCATGGACACGGCGTCCTTGTAGCCACGGATGCCGCCGCAGGCCACAATGCCCAGGCTCTCGCCCACGGCCTCGCGCAGAAGGCGCACATGGGAAACCATGGCCTGGCCCCAGCCGTAGCCCGTGGAAGTGACCACGTACCGGGCCCCGGCCTCCACACAGAGCTTTCCGGCCAAGGCGACCTGCTCGGGGGTGAGCAACCCGGCCTCCACAATGACCTTCACCGGCACCTTGTCGCTGGTGGCGGTGATCACGCCCTGAATGGTCTGGATCACCGTCTTGTGGTCGTCGGCCAGGAATGCGGCCAAACCGAGCACCATGTTTATTTCCCGCGCGCCGAGCTTGACCGCCTCGCCCGCCTCGAAGGACTTGACCTGCGGCAGGGTCGCTCCCGTGGGGTACCCCACGGCGCAGATGGGAATGGGAGATTCGTTCTTGAGCAACCAGGTGGCCAGCTTGATGTGAACGGGATTGACCACGACACCGTAACACCCCAGGCGCACGGCCTGGGAACAGACCGTGTCCACGTCCGCCGCCGTGGCCTCGGGCCGCAGCAGCGCGTACTCGATCTTATGGGCGAACTCCGACTGGTTCCTGGTCATCTACCTGTCCCTTGCCTGATAACGCGACAGCTGCCTTTCCAGACGGCGACTGTACGAGGTCAATACATAACAGATCAGGAAGTACATGACCAGAATGGTCAGGTAGATCTCCATGGGGGCGTTCAGGGTGCGGTTGCTGACCTGCTCGGCGCAGCGCGTCAGCTCCAGCACGCCGATGGTGGACGCCAGCGAGGTGTCCTTGGTCAGGGACACGAACTGGTTCACGAAAGACGGGATCATGTTGCGCAGGGACTGCGGCAGGATCACCAGGCGCATGGCCTGGAAATGGGACAACCCGGAACCGCGCGCCGCCTCCATCTGCCCCTTTGGCAGGGCCTCGATGCCCGCGCGCACGATCTCGGCAATGTAAGCACCTGTGAATACCACCAGGGCCACCACCGTGGTCTGGAGCTCGGGCACGGAATAGCCCACGATGACCGGGGCAAGGAAGTAGAACCAGAAAATAAGCAGAAGCAGCGGGGTCCCGCGAACAATCTCGATATAGACCAAGGCCGCATAGCGGATGATCTTGTTCTTGCTGTTGCGCATCAGGCCGAACAAAAGGCCGACCCAGAAGGCCAGGAATATGGAGATGGCGGCCAGCAGGATGGTCATGGCCAGACCGCCCAGGGGGCCTTGCGGGAACGCCCCCCAGAGGAAATAATCAAAGTTGTTTATAACCGGATCAAAACGCATGGCGAGCTCCCACTAGTACGAGATTTGTCTCAGGAAATGCTTGTTGTAGAGGTTGATGCACAACGACACCACAAGCGAAATGGACAGATAGATCAGGGTGGCCACGGTAAAGGCCTCGAAACCGTGGAAGCTGTAGGATTCGATCTGTCTCGCCATGTAGAAGATGTCCATGACACCGATGACCATGACCAGGGACGAGTTCTTGATCAGGTTCAGGGATTGGGAAATGAGCGGCGGAATGATGATCCGGAACGCCTGGGGCAGGATCACGAAACGGTAGGCCTGGACAAAGGACAGGCCGCCCGCCCGGGACGCCTCCAGCTGGTTCTTGGGAATGCTGTAGATGCCGGATCGGATCTCCTCGGCAATGAAGGCCGAGGTATAGACGGTCAGGGCGATAACGCCCGCGGCAAACTCGAAATCATGGGCATAGAGCCACTTGTTGACGAAATCAGGCAGCACCTGGTTGGAGCCGTAATACCAGAAATAGATCTGCACGAGCAGCGGCGTGTTGCGGAAGAATTCCGTGAACGCCAGGCCGAACCATTCCAGCGGCTTGAACTTGGTCATGCGCATGACGGCCACGGCCGTGCCGAGCAGCATGGCCAGCAGGAGCGAGACAGCCGAGATCTTGAGCGTCGTAACGAAGCCGCTCACCAGCCAGTCCGCATATTCCCCAGACAGAACGAGTTGCCAATCAAACTGATAATTCAAAATCCGATCCGTTCCGTTTGAGGGGCGCGCCCGAAAGCGCGCCCCGTTTATTCACTTTGCTACGAGCGCGGCGCACGGCTTACGGCCACAGTTCCATCTGCCAGGTCAGGGGCAGGTAGTACTTGGTGTCCTGGCCGAACCACTTGTTGTAGATCTTCTCGTAGTCGCCGTTGCGCCACATCTTCATGAGGGTGGCGTTGACGAAATCGCGGAAGTTGGATTCGTTTTCGGGCAGACCCAGGCCATAGGGTTCTGCGGAGATGTAATCGCCGGCGATGACCCAGTTGTCCGGGTTTTCGTCGGAGTTCTTGAGGCCCAGCAGGATGGTGGAGTCGGTGGTCACGGCGGCGACCTTGCCCTGCTTCAGGGCCAGGAAGGCCTGCGGGTAACCCTCGAAGGAGAGCACGGTGCACTCGGGCTGGGCGGCCTTGATGTTCTTTTCGGAGGTGGAACCCTTGGCGGTGCCCACCTTCTTGCCGGCCAGATCATCGACGGAGGTGATGCCGCCGTCCTTGGCGACGAGGATCTTCTGGCCATCCATGAAGTAGGTGATGGAGAAGTCGATGACGTCGTCACGGGCGATCTTGTGGGTCATGGTTGCGGCGGCCACGTCGATGGAGCCCTGGGCGACCATGGGGATACGGGTGGCGGAAGTAACAGCCTTGACGTCGAGCTTCACGCCCAGTTCGTCAGCAAGATACTTGCAGACGTCCACATCGAAACCGATGATCTGGTTGGTGGCTTCGTCCACATACCCGAACGGCACCACGGCGTCCTTGACGCCCACGGTGAGCACGCCCTTTTCCTTGACGGCCTCGAGGCGGTCCTTGGCTGCGGCCTGGTCGGCCGGGGCGGCCTGCTCGGCTTTCTGGCCGGTTTGTTCGGGAGCCTGGGAGCAGCCCATAAACGCCATCAGCGCAATGGCCGCCACCAGCAACACCAACGGTTTGGTGAACGTCTTCAGCATGTTACAACCTCCTCAGATTGTTGTTTCATTTATCCGCTTCGAGCGGAATCTATTACAGGATTTCCTTGAGGAAAGCCTTCGTGCGCTCATGCTTGGGGTTCTTGAAGAATTCATCCGGCGGAGCCTGTTCCACCACTGCGCCGCCATCCATGAAGATGACGCGGTCGGCCACTTCGCGGGCAAAACCCATTTCATGGGTCACGCAGAGCATGGTCATGCCTTCGCGGGCCAGGTCCTTCATGACGTTGAGAACCTCGTTGATCATTTCCGGGTCCAGGGCCGAGGTGGGCTCGTCAAAGAGCATGACCTTGGGCTTCATGGCCAGGGAGCGGGCAATGGCCACGCGCTGCTGCTGGCCGCCCGAAAGTTCTGCGGGATACTTATGGGCCTGGTCGTGGATGCCCACGCGCTCCAGCAGGCTCAGGGCGACCTTTTCGGCTTCATCCTTGCCCATGCCCTTGACCTTGATGGGAGCCAGGGTCACGTTCTTGAGCACGGTCAGGTGGGGATACAGGTTGAACTGCTGGAACACGATGCCGATCTCGGCGCGGAGATCGTTGATGTTCACGCTCTTGTCCTGGATATCCTTGCCGTCAAAGAGAATCGTGCCCTTCTGGTATTCCTCCAGCCGGTTGATACACCGGATGAAGGTGCTCTTCCCGGATCCGGAGGGGCCGCAGATGACCAGCACTTCCCCTTTTTCCACGGTTTCCGAGATGCCCTGCAGGACATGAAAGTCGCCATACCACTTGTGAAGTTTGTTAACTTCGATCATTGCCATAATACATTCACTCCAAAATATTGTATGATGCCCTGACGCAAAAACCGCGCGGCAACTCGGCGCGGTCTTCATGGCCGGGAGGTCTCCACATTAGCCCGTCACTTATGCTTGTAAGTTGCAAAAAAGTCAAGGTAACGAACGATTTCGGAACCTCCTCTTCCATTTGTTTCCAATTATGTAACACACTCCTCCGCCAAAACCGCCACCGCGTCTTCCCCGGCCACGAAAACACCCGCCAAGCAAGGTTTTCATCACGAAAACGTCCTTCTGAAACGACGGCGGCAGCCGCAAATCCCCTTATCATTTTGCGAAACAGGCAAAGAAAAGGCCCACAATGGGGATATTGGGCATAAAATGACACAAACGAGTCATTTCAACCAGGATTTTCTACTTTTCGCGAGATATTGACGGAAAATTATCCGTATATTCGACATCCATGTCCGGCAAAACCCACATGGCCGAGGCGGACGGAAAAGATTTTTTCAAAATCGCCCGTCCCTGTTCGGGCCCGGCAATGAACAGCGAGGTGGCCAGCGCATCGGCGCGTTCGGCGTTTTCGGCCACGACGGTCACCCCGATACTGTCCGAGGCCGAGCGCAGGGTGCCCACGTCCAGGATGTGGTGCCTGCGCACCTCCCTGCCGTTTTCCTCATGTATAATATATTGGTAGTAGTCGCCCGAACCGCACACGCCCTTCTCCCGCACCTGGATGGTGCCCAGGATGCGGTCCTCGCGCGGATGCCGGATGCCAACGGTCCAGTCGCAGTCTCCGAAACAGTAGAAATCGCCCCCGGCCTCCACAATGCCGGCCTGTATACCGCTCTTGCGCAGCGATTCCACGGCCGCGTCGATGATGGCCCCCTTGGCGATGCCGCCCAGGTCGATGGCCATGCCCGGCTTGGGAAGGGTCACCCGCCGTTCTTCGGGATCGAGGCGTACCAGCCGGTAGTCGATGAGATCCCGCTTGGCCTGGGCCACCTCCTCGCTGCGGGCGAAATACAACGGCGAAACCGTTACCGCGCCAATGGTGATGTCGAAAATGCCGTCGGTCTTCCTGCCAAAATCCAGGGCGCGCTCGATGAGCTGGTAGGTGTTTTGGGAAACACGC of Salidesulfovibrio onnuriiensis contains these proteins:
- a CDS encoding 2-oxoacid:acceptor oxidoreductase family protein, whose amino-acid sequence is MKQSIELDRFEIRFSGLGGQGIITLGRVMGAGLALGHSFNVTQTQSYGPEARGGSSRCDLVVSSKRISFPKAENLDLLVALSQEACNAYYPYLKPGGVLVLESDMVAQPPTNHFLALPFTRMAKEKVGIPQAMNTIVLGALTYLLPFTRQNVMRKSMEESLPEKIRAVNVKAFNLGYREARRAFGDTPPAWEEMAAEVERAEKKSKAAPKKK
- a CDS encoding 2-oxoacid:ferredoxin oxidoreductase subunit beta; this translates as MTVTGNEIIHQYLRHNKKFPHVLCAGCGHGIVLGTLIRSVHQLQIPKDDVVIVAGIGCSGRLAVYVDFNTVHTTHGRALTFATGIKMANPKLNVICIMGDGDALSIGGNHMIHAARRNIGVTALVLNNNIYGMTGGQSSPATPAGSVSMTAPFGQLEKSFDTVELAKGAGANFVARGTVFHVRKLEKLMVTAIERPGFNMLEIITPCHTQFGRKNKYKTPVDMYKWLKSNAMDIERYNEIEEGKRGDKFPIGTFIERDQPGLEERYYKLKADLRKARKEG
- a CDS encoding 2-oxoacid:acceptor oxidoreductase subunit alpha, which produces MARPKKHKEIFAQGNEAVVEGALMAGCSFYGGYPITPSSEIMEIMANRLPLTKDGVFIQLEDEIASMGAVVGASLAGRKAMTATSGPGFSLKQENLGYACMAEAPLVLVNVMRGGPSTGLPTSPAQGDVQQARWGTHGDHPIIVLSASDVQECLEMTITAFNLAEKYRTPVILLLDEITAHTREKIKIPHPHEYEVVSRIVPTMPPEWYKPFEETVRGVAPMPPIGSGYRFHVTGLTHDVNGFPTSRPDEVVDHMERLHRKIDQFFYDIQIVEERQTEDAEVVVVAYGSVARSAEFAIQQAREAGVKAGLLKLKTLFPYPRRATEKILGQAKRLIVPEMNMGQMSREVKRVNCGRASVRTINRFDGQIITPSEILKVIMQG
- a CDS encoding 4Fe-4S dicluster domain-containing protein: MAKISKGKSKVTVYPDWCKGCGVCVEFCPKKVLELDEHGKSSVVREEDCIHCGFCELHCPDFAIVVTDKETGEPNNS
- a CDS encoding precorrin-8X methylmutase, with translation MTDEITILQVRPEAIEAESFRIIDSEVPEPRPFKGIQWEIVRRMIHTTADFEMLDIVRFGPDAVDSGLAALRSGRTIVTDTEMARRGIPVRRMDPLGCEVRCLMNDERVAELARTRGTTRALAAVDVAVEGMDPAVWVIGNAPTALIRLVEHIRAGRVSPSLVVGMPVGFVNAAESKDLLMQLEIPFISIKGRKGGSPLAACVINALADVVLRT
- the deoC gene encoding deoxyribose-phosphate aldolase yields the protein MTRNQSEFAHKIEYALLRPEATAADVDTVCSQAVRLGCYGVVVNPVHIKLATWLLKNESPIPICAVGYPTGATLPQVKSFEAGEAVKLGAREINMVLGLAAFLADDHKTVIQTIQGVITATSDKVPVKVIVEAGLLTPEQVALAGKLCVEAGARYVVTSTGYGWGQAMVSHVRLLREAVGESLGIVACGGIRGYKDAVSMIEAGADRIGSSAAPAILGASF
- a CDS encoding amino acid ABC transporter permease produces the protein MRFDPVINNFDYFLWGAFPQGPLGGLAMTILLAAISIFLAFWVGLLFGLMRNSKNKIIRYAALVYIEIVRGTPLLLLIFWFYFLAPVIVGYSVPELQTTVVALVVFTGAYIAEIVRAGIEALPKGQMEAARGSGLSHFQAMRLVILPQSLRNMIPSFVNQFVSLTKDTSLASTIGVLELTRCAEQVSNRTLNAPMEIYLTILVMYFLICYVLTSYSRRLERQLSRYQARDR
- a CDS encoding amino acid ABC transporter permease produces the protein MNYQFDWQLVLSGEYADWLVSGFVTTLKISAVSLLLAMLLGTAVAVMRMTKFKPLEWFGLAFTEFFRNTPLLVQIYFWYYGSNQVLPDFVNKWLYAHDFEFAAGVIALTVYTSAFIAEEIRSGIYSIPKNQLEASRAGGLSFVQAYRFVILPQAFRIIIPPLISQSLNLIKNSSLVMVIGVMDIFYMARQIESYSFHGFEAFTVATLIYLSISLVVSLCINLYNKHFLRQISY
- a CDS encoding ABC transporter substrate-binding protein, coding for MLKTFTKPLVLLVAAIALMAFMGCSQAPEQTGQKAEQAAPADQAAAKDRLEAVKEKGVLTVGVKDAVVPFGYVDEATNQIIGFDVDVCKYLADELGVKLDVKAVTSATRIPMVAQGSIDVAAATMTHKIARDDVIDFSITYFMDGQKILVAKDGGITSVDDLAGKKVGTAKGSTSEKNIKAAQPECTVLSFEGYPQAFLALKQGKVAAVTTDSTILLGLKNSDENPDNWVIAGDYISAEPYGLGLPENESNFRDFVNATLMKMWRNGDYEKIYNKWFGQDTKYYLPLTWQMELWP
- a CDS encoding amino acid ABC transporter ATP-binding protein, with the protein product MAMIEVNKLHKWYGDFHVLQGISETVEKGEVLVICGPSGSGKSTFIRCINRLEEYQKGTILFDGKDIQDKSVNINDLRAEIGIVFQQFNLYPHLTVLKNVTLAPIKVKGMGKDEAEKVALSLLERVGIHDQAHKYPAELSGGQQQRVAIARSLAMKPKVMLFDEPTSALDPEMINEVLNVMKDLAREGMTMLCVTHEMGFAREVADRVIFMDGGAVVEQAPPDEFFKNPKHERTKAFLKEIL